CGTTAGGGTTTCTGTTGTTCATTGTTTATGGTCTATTATATTATGTAGTATTTATGCAGGGTTTTGTCTTTAGTGGATTTTATTTCTTGGTCTGGTTATTGTCACTTATGTAGCTAATCTGAGGTTCCATTATGGAACTCTAACAATCAtcggtaacagcacaggcaaaaGGTAGTGGTAATATCCCTTAGTCTGCTGCATTTCTAGCCCAGGCACTCATGTAGTTGGCGGCATGTTAGAGttataaaagggaaaaaagaaaTCTATTCATGCATAGTTAAGGTGAAGGCACTTGCTTTTGGAGGTGATAATAAGCTGAGAGGGTTGACTTAAACTGAAGGCTAGACTAAGAAGACGCTGATTATGTTTAAATTAACATTATGCTGTTTTGTTATGGAAGATCCTCTACTTAGAAGTTCTACATCTATAATAAATATCATGGACTAGGATAACACTGAGTGGCTTTCTTCTCATGCCCCAGTGGGTTTAGCACTGTCTCTTTCTAGCACATCAAAATCAAACCAATATATATTTTAGATTATTGagtctatttttctttttcttctttccctACTTCAATTCTAATGTTTTCAACAACTGAATATCAATTATCCTGTACGTGCTACTAGTTTGAATTTTTCAATTTGTTTGCAgatactaaaataaaaaatttagaagAAATTATAACAGCTGGTAGATTGGATACAGAGAACTTGAACACAAAGATAAGAGAGGTTCAACTTCAGTTAAAAGTCAAAGAAGATGAAATTATGCATCATTTAACCAGTCTGGAGACGTTGGAGAAAGAGAAGAGTGATCTTCAACTGTGTAATGTTCAGCTTACTAAAAAGCTTGACATGTCACTTCAGGAAATAAAAAACCTTGAAAGAGCACATCAGGTGTTGACTGAACACTTGTTAAATTTAGACAAAGAAAGCTTGAACCTTTGGAGCAAGTTTGATGAAATGAACTCTCTCTATGCTTCTTGCTTTGAGTTGGTCCAGCGGGAGAGAGAAACTTTCTCTAAGCATGCTCAAAACCAGTATGGTGAGCTTAATCATAGATTCTTGAGCTTGTCATCAGAAAAGGATGAAATTCAAATGATAAATCACGAGTTAAGAAATAGTGTAAATGAACTTCAGAAAGTCCACAACTCTACTGTAGTCCAACATAAGGAGGACTGTCGATTAGCAGCTGAGAGAATTCAGCATTTGGAGTCAGAGGCTGAAACTTTAATCTCTAAAAAGGCAGAAGCTGATGTCATAATTTCCAAATTAGAGGGGAAAGCTGACACTCTGTTAGAAAACTCTAGGTCATCAGAGAACCAAATGGTATGACCATGAATCTGCTTTAGTTTATAGTCTATTAACATATATTTTCTTGTTCTTAATCAAGGTAGCTAATTCTTTGCAgcaaggtttgcttctgaaagTTTCAGCATTAGAGAATGAAAGCAAAGAAAATATGGAACGGCTGGAAGCAGAGATATTGAAGAAGTCAGAGGAAATAGATACTTTGCAAAAGGAGATAATAAAACTCGAGCAGCATGCAGATTCTGTTGATAAAGAAGTCACCCAGCTGCATAACACATTAGAGGAAAAAGAGCAGTGTATATTGCAGAATATGCAACAGGAAAAGAAGCTGGGAGACCAGCTTATTGAGGTTTTGAAGCAAATATATAGTACATACTTCATATTCCTAAATGGTTTGTGTAATATTTATGTCTTTTGCACTCCTTTCAGAATCAATCATTATTGACTGCTGTTGAGAGTAAACTTTCTGAAGCTAGAAAGCAATATgatcaaatggtggaaaataAGCAGTTGGAATTGTCCAAGCATTTAAAAGAAATATCTCAGAGAAACGATCAGGTGTTATATATAACTGGTTACATACTGTAGGTTCTTGATTTATGGTGCAATAACATCACATGACAGTTGTAGTATTTGAACAGGCTATTAATGACATTAGGAGGAAGTATGAGTTGGAGAAGATGGAAATTGCCAACATGGAAAAAGACAAGGTTTTATATGATATGTCAGTCTTTGAAGTACATCATTATCATTAACAAATTTCTGACCTATTTAAACCATCAGGCGGACAAGGCTATTGCAGAAATTGAGGCAAGGTGTAACAAACAACTTGAAGAATGCAAAGAAGAATCAAGGCAGCACTTGATGCGCATTCAAGAAGAACAAACTCAGCTGGTTTGCACAAAAGAGACATGAATTTGAAATTATAGACTACTTAGAAATATTTTGCTATTGCATCCACTATTTCATGGTATTATAAGTGGTCTGATTTGTcctttttagtattttatacTACTTTATGCACTATTTCCTTCAAATAGGCCTTGCTGCTTTTAAAATTTGTTACCTTGTGATTAGTAACTACACTATATTTCTGTTTCATAAATATATCAAAATGTTAtgatatattaaattaatttaagcaCATTCAAGTGTGTCTTTAGCTATTATAATTCTATGCTCTTAGTTGGTGGGTATATGCCTCTGAGTTGTGAGAATGTTATTGTATAACTGGTTTTCTTCTGAGAAATTCACTCAACATTAAGTTGAAAAAGGTCCAGCCACTTGGTCGGTTGATTTCTGCTCTACGTACAGGTTACGCAACTGCAGGAGGAGCACAACAAGAGACAACTAAGCCTGATAGCCGAGCACAATGAACAGCTAAAGCGTACCCAACTTCAAGCTGAAAATGAACTGAGAGAGGTGCAATACACACACAGACACACAACACTTAGGTCTGTGATTCGACTAGTGTATGAAATTTCTTCCCCTGACGATACTGTGATCTATGTAGAAAGCAATGTTCCTAAGGAGTGATCATGAAGCTCAGATGAAAGCATTGAAGTGTGAGCTTGAAGACGAGTGTCG
This is a stretch of genomic DNA from Lotus japonicus ecotype B-129 chromosome 1, LjGifu_v1.2. It encodes these proteins:
- the LOC130734226 gene encoding synaptonemal complex protein 2-like — translated: MQKLGFPISKSLDQFKSLYGSASGTAKPLHSSRPSADSIASGSFANLKLTAEKLVKEQASVKTDLEIANTKLKKSLENVHALEEKLQNAFNENAKLKVKQKEDEKLWKGLESKFSSTKTLCGQLTETLQQLAGLVQDAEKDKEMLEKKLSSSSEALDDLNKQMEGLSLKLDSAQETIKTRDYELEKLKFSAEEREKFHTDEQCRAANVIQEKDTKIKNLEEIITAGRLDTENLNTKIREVQLQLKVKEDEIMHHLTSLETLEKEKSDLQLCNVQLTKKLDMSLQEIKNLERAHQVLTEHLLNLDKESLNLWSKFDEMNSLYASCFELVQRERETFSKHAQNQYGELNHRFLSLSSEKDEIQMINHELRNSVNELQKVHNSTVVQHKEDCRLAAERIQHLESEAETLISKKAEADVIISKLEGKADTLLENSRSSENQMQGLLLKVSALENESKENMERLEAEILKKSEEIDTLQKEIIKLEQHADSVDKEVTQLHNTLEEKEQCILQNMQQEKKLGDQLIENQSLLTAVESKLSEARKQYDQMVENKQLELSKHLKEISQRNDQAINDIRRKYELEKMEIANMEKDKADKAIAEIEARCNKQLEECKEESRQHLMRIQEEQTQLVTQLQEEHNKRQLSLIAEHNEQLKRTQLQAENELREKAMFLRSDHEAQMKALKCELEDECRKLEEELHLQKSKEDRQRALLQLQWKVMSDKPKEDQEVNSKQDYSISSIKRKSSYAGKINQHDPDSPCFEATEPQVPKLVKKVENVKTGTAMNIPKHHTKVTRREYEVETSNGRTITKKRKRSTVLFEDPRKQKVKTPKTNTPGTVVKKQSMKGGGHNRPSNIGDLFSEGSLNPYADDPYAFD